gaatgattctatataatatatactagtACTATACATATACACTTACTTATCAAGAATGCATGTCACAAGTAGGTTCTCCACCTCTTTctcatcaatatttaattctttagATATAAAAGGAATATGAATCCTAGTGTATGGACCAATTAGCTTAATCAAAACTTGAGTTCTGATGTTTCGTAAAAGATCCTCAATGTGTTCTCGGATAAAAGGATCATCCATTATATTGTTTCTATTATGTTTTAGAATAGACTCAAATTCATTTATGTCATTATTCTGATATGCCATCACTAAATTTGTCATTGCGAGTATTTCTGGATCATTTTTGTATGGTTTTGCTTCTTGAGAATCAAATGGATTAATGCCAGATTTCATAAGCCTAGGAAAGAAAAACTTTTGTAAAttcaactaaataataaataaaaatatgtctatttgtaaaaatatgtttcgctatgtgtaaattatatgagcaagtttataatatatgatgTGTGATGTATACGATATAATActgtaataaatagaaaagatTGTATACTAGTGTAATTAAGATAACTTACATGTTAGCCAGTACTAAATACTTGAGACAGGTTGTACGACGTGGACTTCCTGATtcatcataatttttaaatgcctCAAAAAAGTCTGTATGGGCTTTTTCAAACTCTCCTTCACGCAGGTGCATTTTACCACCACATTCTATATATGCATTATATGctgattaatatataaaacttaacaaTCCAAAATGAACTTCTTTtgcagttttttttgttaaaagtcTCTAAACTTATACAGTACATCTAAccttttcaaaaatttacttaaagaTTTCCTTCTACCCAACTTCAATTGCATACCTCTTATTACTCCCATGATGAGTGGATGTGGTATGGCCGATTTGATATGCAGTGATTGTTCATAAAGCgcttttaatttcttattattctTTTGTGCTGTGTACATTTGTATTTCTAAAGCATAGATTTCTAAAagttgtgtgcctttcttaaGGTCATCCTCACCATCATCAGTCTGAAAATTTAAAGTGGTTAAGTGTTAAtactattacaaaataaaaacatattcaaataaaatacttatatttgtaataggTAAATTTCTGATATTATATTAGGGCTATAAATCTATATTGGAGTCTTTTTGAATCAATCAtgaagtaaatcaataaatgttCAATATACCTGACAACTCTGATGTAGTTGCTTAAGAATCTTagctaatttattaaaatctccTCTGtcataatacaattttcccaacttagtatttgttttaaaccaAAGCCTATCATTTTTTGCATCCTTTAATGCTTCAAGAGTAGTTTCATAGAAGTCTTGAAGAAGCTCCATCTGTAAGAAATAGTTCCATCTGTAAAAGCTAtgaataatatgtttacatacatttaatcaatttatagTCTAAAAATCAGTTTATGACGACACTGTTTAGTAGTCTCTATGATGTCATTTTAACAGAGTTTGACTGTATTGCAATAGTAAATATggataagtaaaaataattaggatATAGAAGGTACACAGGCATTTTGAAGTGGTAACAGCACCGCGATGTTATGTCTGTCTCTTgttgatttaatataatattttaaaagactaCTATACTTATAgtgttacatatttattatatattgtataattggtctatatacatacatttctaGAGGTGGAGATGTAATCAAGGAttgaattaattgatttttcaGAATGATTTCTTGTTACCGCACTCTTAATATATGTAAGAAGTTGTTTATATCTTGTCATCATCTCCATGAAATTTCcctataaaaatacaagtgTTATTATTGACATACAATTTAAGTAAACTATTTAGatcttaagtaaataatatcacttaccaatttaaaatttattttaatcatttgCTTAAGAGCCTTAAAACCCCATTCTCCCTTCTCCCCGCCTTCAAGCTCTAAAACCTTTTGGAAACTGAGTAATGCCGCAGCTGGTTCATCTTCTTTTAGAGCTTTACTGTTGTAGTATTGGTTCTCAAGGTCTACATCTGGTTCTGAGTTACTGTCCTCAGAATACTCCTTAAAAATAGTGAAGGTATAAATATCTTTTCCTCATAAGAAAGATAACTCAAAAGCTGTGTTAGCTTTATTAATCAGAGCTCGAATGCAACAGATATTGGTTTAGAATATCATAATACAAATATGATATTCTGTATTCAAAGAATGCATGGGATATTTACCAAGCCATAGTCCTCCTCCTCTTCACACATGTAATCGTCATCGTTGTCAGACATTATTAGGCAAACGCGCGCTCTAACAATTATCTACAATACAGTGCCTGTGTCTTTGTGAATACTAGAGATACAACTGCAATTAAATGTCTGTCATTTTGTGTTTAAAAGTATCAAACGAAAGGTTATGTGTTTGACCTACctatgataaattaaatatcacataaattattataaataaagtactattataaaatgttaagtcGGCATTCAGAGTACAGTATTGATAATGTGATAGTTGATACTTATTACTTGAAAGTAAAGAGAATTGACATTGGGAGGAAATGGGAAGGAAGGAAGGAATGTCAAATCACATTGagattttatagaaataatataatttatatgccAAAATTGACTATTGACAATCCAATATGGTAGGCACTAAATAACTACAATAATGTTGAGAACATTAATGTATTAtacgtttttattgttaagatgTCTAATGATGGTGAAGTGCAACAATTTTTTGTCGAAGACAAAATTAGAATTGATAATATATGTATGGACTCCTTCAAGTTCTTTGTCACTGTAGAGACAACTGACAACCATTACTATGactgataattaatatgatatttagaatttaaattgaCATTTGTGGGAAAAGCCCGCGAGCAATAATGCTTAATGAATGAAAGTTGACCGCACGGTATTCTATGAGTATAAAACGTTACATTATAATAGCATATGTATAAGAATGATCTATTACAGGGTACAGAGTTAGATTGCCGGTtggaatttgtttattattttaatgatattattattaaccgtggttagttatttttgataaatatggAAACTGAAAATGTCGAAGAAGAAATCGATGGATCAATTCACAGTATTCATGTTCGAAATTTTTTCTGCCATgataatttagaaattaaatttaaccgCAACGTAAACTTTATCGTTGGACGCAATGGCAGTGGAAAAAGTGCATTATTAACGGCTTTGGTGGTCGGTTTAGGAGCTAGAGCTTCTGTCACAGACAGGGGAAGCAATCTTCACTGTAAGTACTAATTGCATTGACTaaggtattatatattatatttgacttAAGGTTCTATAACCCCTCCATGGGGCAGAGGGAGTCCACATTGAATCTCCATCGCGATCGGTCTTTAACCTCTTttcggctctctttgcctgaTCTACAACTGTATTGCAttacaaataagaaaatattttgtgacattattgaaaatattcattttttttatcctGATTCTGTATTTGTATAAGCTGATGGCTaccttaataaacaaataaacatattatttggATTCATAacctatttatttagttatttattttacaactaTACCTTGGCTTACTTTAgctagtatatatttaataatttacattgtCTCAGTTGCTGGAGTATCTTAGTTTTTGTATTGGTATTGTAGCATTTATCAAGAAAGGGACAAACTCAGCAACAGTAGAAATAAAACTCAGGAATAGTAGCCCAAGAGCTTTTAAACATGATATTTATGGAGACTTCATTACAATTGTGAGAACACTTAATGCTTCTGGTGGATCCAGCTATAAAGTGAAATCAGCTTCAGGTATATATGAGATTTATTATCTAAGGATTGAGATTTTATTAGCTACTATATACTTCTTTCAACATTTGTGTCGgatttaactatttatttccaaaatatagCTGGTCTTCCATAAAATGATATACTCTACAAAGCATTACATTCACTCTCAATAAcaacaacaattgagtaataaagtactttttaagttgcttaATGTAGTAAAAACTGCACATCTGTGTACATTCTTATTCCGCTGtattatcctagcccgcaataaattTAACTGTGGCATCATGCATTTGTATGATCATCATGAATTTCTTAGaatgtacaaacattacaGTACATTCTAAGAAATTCATGATGATCAAATTAATTCTTTTGACTATTTTGACATGAATAATAAGGAGTTatggattatctatatattttttttctcaccATTTAATGACATCTCTCTATAACACCATAAATACCAGttgttatatagagtttacactgtatatatgGATATTATGTGAAGACTATATTTTAGGGATCTATTTATAtggtttaattttgtattttttagggGAGGTGATTTCAACAAAGTTTGATGAAGTAAAAACAGTTATCTTAGCACATGACATTCAAGTGAACAATCCAATTTCTGTGTTAAATCAGGATACAGCTCGTACATTTCACACCTGCGATGCTAAGAAAAAATATGAGCTATTTAGACAAGCTACAAACTTAGAACagacagaaaaaaattataaacatgcTCTTGAGAACTGTACCAAGGCTGTTGATATTTGGAATAGAAAAAATGAGGTAATGTATACTGgatttttgtagtaaaatattattattcttctcTTTTATCTGTTTCTCCAGTTCTATCTGTACTATAGGGGCTAACAGTTATTAGGGCAAG
The genomic region above belongs to Pieris brassicae chromosome 9, ilPieBrab1.1, whole genome shotgun sequence and contains:
- the LOC123714580 gene encoding COP9 signalosome complex subunit 2; this encodes MSDNDDDYMCEEEEDYGLEYSEDSNSEPDVDLENQYYNSKALKEDEPAAALLSFQKVLELEGGEKGEWGFKALKQMIKINFKLGNFMEMMTRYKQLLTYIKSAVTRNHSEKSINSILDYISTSRNMELLQDFYETTLEALKDAKNDRLWFKTNTKLGKLYYDRGDFNKLAKILKQLHQSCQTDDGEDDLKKGTQLLEIYALEIQMYTAQKNNKKLKALYEQSLHIKSAIPHPLIMGVIRECGGKMHLREGEFEKAHTDFFEAFKNYDESGSPRRTTCLKYLVLANMLMKSGINPFDSQEAKPYKNDPEILAMTNLVMAYQNNDINEFESILKHNRNNIMDDPFIREHIEDLLRNIRTQVLIKLIGPYTRIHIPFISKELNIDEKEVENLLVTCILDNTISGRIDQVNSVLELASSTRGAARYSALDKWTTQLAGLHLALANKLA